A window of Littorina saxatilis isolate snail1 linkage group LG7, US_GU_Lsax_2.0, whole genome shotgun sequence contains these coding sequences:
- the LOC138971744 gene encoding uncharacterized protein codes for MMMPPERAGNWGHEETDLLLRLWGRPDIQKEMLTTLRNLDIYNSISDEMRRHMPNCRRTGLQCRYRIKRLKRDFIRAKNEVDKRSQFVFYDQMDAGLTERSKAAETARLARDGKGGKKRKRSKKKKKKEKSEGNAGAVASSQWPAMTHASEIKIEIDNAEEYEYGVSKQAGAERHDDDKESSDDDDDDDDDDDGEDYDDRHHDLPSTAAGSRDARAEQEEKTSSLPIRFYDPVSNRMVELRDICSGDPSDRQSTSLDAADTDQTSNTLPTPAADVSNADEHKTSSPDSSSSSASRFPFFIKSVYHVKDVDPDDASDKDDSDVTTGPSDKEPSNASNVPDDELDKREDEGSSPTLKPNILRHRSADDRTGTKTTDVSSTDAAPNTQKKTDSASKSVIGGLPKLASQVDKDLQIIAEWNVKREPEFDEDSTGTPAKTASGLSEMTEIAGTEESSSGLVSSSPAITSALDESTKEKGRSPQVSPSSSSLVLSSSLTSSIPSPSSVKVKTGVRYKIIESKGVRTLLRIPEHDPGLLQSRMSATSTTTASGSVRTVSSSSTAAVRFLSSSSVSTGVTTVTRSGLSLLSSAQRVVRAPRVVLYEGPGRRLHASSSSSSTPIITIPTSAAGRLASTSDLGRKVVVAATSSTTVTPVRVFHASPGTSLLGVSQEARKMFHLKPPSSAATTTTSTASSARPVPLGAPQGSKPFTFTTLSSLDPTPKRVTLSPEPSSHPSAASPSSSSKTTIIIPRNVLPATSQGSTTVAHVVSPRETTQKELKRKLESNLEREWRKRAAKVAAERKMSILAKQSYEESSEDCEEPSEKVEEVKTKRAGPSVDIKLAPGFRIVTDSESRDKPPVKVIRVTSPETSAAPSLVSTSRVVKHGPTNPHSRPILAKPTQSVSVTLEDIYPRLPLPNTSQTVTARESRDRAAEESPQDVIMTTKEGDGRDRRVQRGTRDSLEAAVKACQGDLITAENTTTDSAEIDADKETEVTMETESGMEAGRHRITANYQTNLSRAARATNRHVTASDSHPEIHRFPETSSARATSSPSPSRVTTLSLPAVGSDEALFKHFLSTTELSSECTEWMMQTLRSRTAADASTASSSEAGSLGRGRDEPHRGSDVEVTNLVVNDGSVRADKQTGTFKVKAGMAQMTKGGIIMDVTTPEEARVAEEAGACAVMALERVPADIRRQGGVARMTDPKIIKDIMAVVTIPVMAKCRIGHFAEAQILESLGVDMVDESEVLTPADEEHHVDKQKFKVPFVCGARDLGEALRRISEGAAMIRTKGEAGTGDVVEAVRHARTINRQIRTAQALDHTELYNYAKELMVSYDLLKKTADLGRLPVVNFAAGGLATPADVSLLLQLGVDGVFVGSGIFKSSDPPSRARAMAQAVTHYKDPTILATLSENLGEAMFGTPVNQQMRTAASASGNKEQEKLWNATLAMEKFKVTA; via the exons ATGATGATGCCGCCAGAGAGGGCGGGCAACTGGGGCCACGAGGAGACCGACTTGTTGCTGAGGCTGTGGGGGAGACCCGACATTCAGAAGGAGATGTTGACCACCCTCAGAAACCTGGACATCTACAACTCAATCTCTGACGAGATGAGGCGTCACATGCCGAATTGTCGCCGCACGGGCCTCCAGTGCCGCTACCGTATCAAGCGTCTCAAGAGAGACTTCATCCGCGCCAAGAACGAGGTCGACAAGCGCTCGCAGTTCGTCTTCTATGACCAGATGGACGCCGGGCTGACGGAGAGATCCAAGGCGGCGGAGACTGCTCGCCTTGCCAGAGACGGAAAAGGcgggaagaagagaaagaggagcaagaagaagaagaagaaggaaaagtcCGAGGGGAATGCTGGCGCGGTGGCTTCATCCCAATGGCCTGCAATGACGCATGCCAGTGAGATTAAAATCGAGATCGACAACGCAGAGGAGTACGAGTATGGTGTAAGCAAGCAGGCCGGTGCGGAACGCCATGACGACGACAAGGAGAGTtcggacgacgacgacgacgatgacgacgacgatgatggcgAAGACTACGACGATCGTCACCACGACCTGCCCTCCACCGCTGCTGGGTCGCGAGACGCGCGGGCAGAGCAGGAGGAAAAGACCAGTTCTCTTCCTATTCGCTTCTATGACCCTGTAAGCAACCGCATGGTGGAGCTGAGAGATATTTGTTCCGGGGATCCGTCAGACAGGCAATCTACATCCCTGGACGCAGCTGATACTGATCAGACCAGCAACACCTTGCCCACACCGGCAGCTGACGTGTCTAACGCCGATGAGCACAAGACGTCTAGCCCCGACTCATCGTCATCGTCAGCGTCACGGTTCCCCTTCTTTATCAAGTCGGTGTACCACGTCAAGGACGTGGATCCAGATGACGCATCGGACAAGGACGACAGTGACGTCACAACAGGACCTAGCGACAAGGAGCCCAGCAACGCAAGCAATGTCCCTGATGATGAACTAGACAAACGTGAAGACGAAGGCAGCTCTCCCACGCTCAAACCCAACATACTGAGGCACAGAAGTGCAGACGACAGAACAGGGACAAAAACAACAGACGTGTCATCAACAGACGCCGCGCCCAATACCCAGAAGAAGACTGACTCAGCCTCAAAAAGTGTTATTGGAGGACTTCCGAAACTTGCCAGCCAGGTGGACAAAGACTTGCAAATCATAGCCGAGTGGAATGTTAAAAGAGAACCCGAATTCGACGAAGACTCTACAGGAACACCTGCAAAGACAGCGTCAGGATTATCAGAAATGACAGAGATCGCGGGGACTGAAGAATCATCTTCCGGACTCGTATCCTCCTCACCTGCTATCACATCTGCTTTGGATGAATCCACAAAGGAAAAAGGAAGGTCTCCACAAGTGTCTCCATCGTCGTCATCACTGGTGTTATCGTCATCTTTGACATCGTCAATTCCATCCCCGTCTTCTGTGAAGGTGAAAACGGGAGTCCGGTACAAGATAATCGAGTCGAAAGGTGTTCGCACTCTGCTGAGGATCCCAGAACACGACCCAGGGCTTCTCCAGTCGAGGATGTCTGCCACGTCGACCACCACGGCAAGCGGCTCTGTGAGAACGGTGTCGTCATCATCAACAGCGGCAGTCAGGTTCTTATCGTCGTCATCAGTGTCCACAGGTGTAACGACCGTCACCAGATCAGGCCTGTCTCTGCTGTCATCGGCACAGAGGGTGGTGCGAGCTCCCAGGGTGGTTCTGTATGAAGGACCTGGGCGCAGGCTACACGCGAGTTCGTCGTCATCTAGCACTCCTATCATCACGATCCCGACGTCAGCAGCAGGGAGGCTGGCGTCAACGTCGGACTTGGGGAGGAAGGTGGTGGTGGCGGCCACATCCTCCACCACCGTGACCCCCGTGAGGGTGTTCCACGCGTCTCCGGGCACCTCGCTGTTGGGCGTGTCCCAGGAGGCCCGGAAGATGTTCCACCTGAAGCCCCCGTCGTCagccgccaccaccaccaccagcacgGCGTCGTCCGCCAGACCGGTCCCCCTGGGCGCGCCTCAAGGTTCTAAACCCTTCACCTTCACCACGCTGTCCTCCCTGGACCCCACTCCCAAGAGGGTGACCCTATCCCCCGAACCCTCCTCCCACCCTTCGGCAGCGTCCCCCTCATCCTCCTCCAAGACCACCATCATCATTCCGCGGAACGTTCTGCCTGCCACGTCACAAGGGTCCACCACGGTGGCCCATGTCGTTTCGCCCAGAGAGACCACTCAGAAAGAACTGAAGAGGAAACTGGAATCCAATCTAGAACGAGAGTGGAGAAAAAGAGCGGCTAAGGTGGCCGCGGAGCGAAAAATGAGCATCCTTGCCAAGCAGTCGTACGAAGAAAGTTCCGAAGATTGTGAGGAGCCGTCGGAAAAGGTCGAAGAGGTGAAGACAAAACGTGCTGGTCCGTCAGTGGATATCAAACTTGCGCCGGGATTCAGAATAGTGACAGACTCAGAGTCACGGGACAAGCCTCCGGTCAAAGTTATTCGTGTTACATCACCCGAGACCTCCGCAGCCCCCTCCCTTGTCAGCACATCTCGTGTCGTAAAGCATGGCCCGACAAATCCACATTCAAGGCCCATTCTCGCCAAGCCAACTCAAAGCGTGTCTGTCACGTTGGAGGATATCTACCCAAGGCTTCCACTGCCAAACACTTCCCAGACCGTGACAGCGAGAGAGAGCAGAGATCGTGCAGCAGAAGAGTCACCACAAGACGTCATCATGACGACAAAAGAAGGAGATGGTCGTGATAGAAGAGTACAACGAGGTACACGTGACTCTCTTGAGGCAGCGGTGAAAGCATGTCAAGGTGACCTCATTACAGCAGAGAACACTACTACAGACAGCGCGGAAATAGACGCCGACAAGGAAACAGAGGTTACCATGGAAACAGAAAGCGGCATGGAAGCAGGCAGACACAGGATCACAGCGAACTATCAAACAAACTTGTCCAGAGCAGCACGAGCAACAAACCGACACGTTACCGCGTCTGACTCGCACCCAGAGATCCATCGCTTTCCAGAAACTTCGAGTGCACGTGCTACAAGTTCGCCATCGCCCTCTCGCGTGACAACGCTGTCGTTGCCAGCGGTGGGGAGCGACGAGGCCCTGTTCAAGCACTTTCTGTCCACGACAGAGCTCAGTAGTGAGTGCACGGAATGGATGATGCAGACTCTAAGGTCCAGAACTGCTGCTGATGCTTCTACTGCCTCGTCGTCCGAGGCGGGGAGTCTCGGAAGAGGAAGAGATGAACCTCACAGGG GTTCTGACGTGGAGGTGACGAACCTCGTGGTCAATGATGGCTCTGTCCGggctgacaaacagacag GCACGTTCAAGGTGAAGGCCGGGATGGCCCAGATGACTAAGGGAGGGATCATCATGGACGTCACCACTCCCGAGGAGGCCAGAGTGGCGGAAGAAGCTGGG GCCTGCGCAGTGATGGCGCTGGAGCGTGTACCGGCTGATATCCGCAGACAGGGAGGAGTTGCCCGGATGACTGACCCAAAG aTAATCAAAGACATCATGGCGGTAGTCACGATCCCAGTCATGGCGAAATGTCGGATCGGACATTTTGCGGAAGCACAGATTTTGGAATCACTCGGCGTAGACATGGTGGACGAATCTGAAG TGTTGACGCCAGCGGACGAGGAGCACCACGTGGACAAGCAGAAGTTCAAGGTTCCCTTTGTGTGCGGGGCACGTGACCTGGGGGAAGCACTGCGCAGAATCAGCGAGGGCGCCGCCATGATCCGTACCAAGGGGGAGGCTGGAACAG GTGACGTGGTAGAGGCAGTACGTCACGCCCGCACCATCAACCGTCAAATCCGGACGGCGCAGGCCCTGGACCACACGGAGCTGTACAACTACGCCAAGGAGCTGATGGTGTCTTACGACCTGCTCAAGAAGACTGCCGACCTCGGCAGGCTGCCCGTCGTCAACTTTGCCGCTGGCGGACTGG CCACCCCGGCGGACGTTTCGCTTCTCCTGCAGCTAGGAGTGGACGGCGTCTTCGTTGGCTCTGGCATCTTCAAGAGCTCGGACCCCCCTTCCAGGGCGCGTGCTATGGCGCAGGCCGTCACTCATTACAAGGACCCCACAATTCTCGCCACGCTCAGCGAGAATCTCGGGGAAGCCATGTTTGGAACTCCCGTCAACCAACAGATGCGCACAGCCGCTTCCGCTTCCGGTAACAAGGAGCAAGAGAAACTGTGGAACGCCACGCTGGCCATGGAGaagttcaaggtcacggcttag
- the LOC138970384 gene encoding four-jointed box protein 1-like, producing the protein MYVAFIDWIPELIWKGAGVTMPALITEALTTGTTLTPDTVSTYLHSTSCNSGMDRDNSCLQEIEKELSRLAQWGTMVIFDYITSNHDRASGLTETSSHVRNLQQTTDGKLWLLDNEAGFFHSYQLIHRGSTTGIRLQRAHLRHLRSTCIFQRSLVRHLMEFVRRGDPAGALLAQVRMREPLFHHMTVDSDSRRLFVKLFSHRVFDVLEWIVHCRSMNSE; encoded by the exons ATGTACGTGGCGTTCATTGATTGGATCCCCGAACTCATCTGGAAAGG gGCCGGGGTGACTATGCCTGCTCTCATCACTGAAGCCCTAACGACTGGAACTACCCTCACACCGGACACAGTGTCAACATATCTCCACAGTACGTCCTGCAACTCGGGAATGGATAGAGACAACTCCTGCCTGCAGGAAATAGAGAAGGAGTTGTCTCGCTTGGCTCAGTGGGGAACAATGGTCATCTTCGATTACATCACCAGTAATCATGACAG AGCAAGCGGCCTGACAGAGACCAGCAGCCATGTTCGCAACctacagcagacgacagacggAAAGCTCTGGCTTCTGGACAACGAGGCAGGCTTCTTTCACTCCTATCAGCTGATTCATCGCGGATCCACCACCGGAATACGTCTGCAGCGTGCACATCTGCGTCATCTGCGAAGCACGTGCATATTCCAGCGATCTCTTGTGCGTCACCTGATGGAATTTGTGAGAAGAGGTGACCCGGCTGGGGCTTTGTTAGCTCAAGTGCGCATGCGCGAACCTCTGTTTCATCATATGACCGTTGACAGTGACTCGAGGCGATTGTTCGTGAAGTTGTTTTCGCACCGTGTGTTTGATGTTTTGGAGTGGATTGTGCACTGTCGGTCAATGAACAGTGAATAA